The Vitis vinifera cultivar Pinot Noir 40024 chromosome 18, ASM3070453v1 region TTTTTTGAAGGCTGGATATGGTGTTATTTTTCTCTATCGAAGGTTTCATACCATTTTCTAAATTTACCTTACAGAAGTTAACATGGTCTAAAAGAAGCTCGTtccttgtatttatttatttttctatctaTATGTTGAGGGTAATAAACGGCCTTATATGTAGGGGATCCTGCCAGCCATATTGCAGATTCCTCCCTGATGATCCATTCCTTGAATGTTTTGAGTTCACCCAAGAGTCCAATGTTCAAGGTTTGTGGTTTCTGTTAACCATGGGCTTAATCCATAGACATGAAACATGATATCTTGAAAAGTGAATACTCCTTCTGTCCATGCTTGTAGAAGTTGCAAACTGCACTGCACCTTGAGAagagaatttgatttgattaaCTTTACTGACAATGTAGGCCTTTGCTATGAATAATTCAAATGCTTGAGATTCATGCTTTGGTTATccataagaaatttttatttttattttgtgtccTTGTAATTGATGTTTTTGCGTTTGGGTGCTCTTTGTACATTCCCATTGTACAAGTACCATGATGTCAGgcacttattttctttatatattttctaatctGCTGATCAATTTTTTCCCCTTAGTTTCCTAAACTTAATTGTTTCATTCTATTTAAATGATTTGCTTAATATGGAGGGTAAAACACCTTTAATATTCATTGAATATTCCATAGCAACTTTATTGTAGAAATAAATTGGATGAGCAAATCTTGTTCTAGAAATACATTCTGTAGCAACTTCATTGTAGATAAACATTAGTCTATCTATTCCTTAAGAATTTTATAATCAATTTCAAATTGTGTTGCATAAACTATTGATGATTCTTACTAACTTGATTAAGCTTTATCTCACATTTCAGTTAGTGAGTCACATTTTGAAGTGGTGAAGAAGGCCATCAGTAATCATCATGCTGTATGGGCCATCCATCTTTATCCTATTTATTTGTAAAGTgccaaaattttattcaatctCTTAGAGTTTTAAAACCTGATCCTGTTTGTTTCTTTGTCTTAGCTCTCCcgatttcataatttaattgcGGAAGATTAACTCAATATAACAGTGTTTCATTTTAGGTTTTTCATTTATCGTGCAGGCAATAGCGGAAGGCATGTTGTTGAAACTTCCCTATACAACCATATTTGAGTATCTTCAGGTCAGATGATCGTTTTATGTTTTTCTGAAAATCCACATTCTGTCTCAAATGCAGGTACAACATGatgtttttcatgttttcttgTGTCCATCTATGGGCTTATTTATCTGTTGGTATCGGTGATCATCTTTTCTTGTGCATATGCTCCCTTTGGCATATTCCTGTATATTGCATGGTTGACTTGCCTCTGAGGAATAGTTTGAATCATAAGAAGTATCATAACTGTGTAATTAAGTTGCAAATTCAGTAAGTTGACTAGTTCCtacaaaattaggaaactaagtATCCATTTGGATATGCctcttgttttctgtttttaaaaatactatgatttttaaaatctgattatataatttttattaccttaaattttaaaatttttctaaagtaatttttaagtaCATTAAGCAAGTTGactaattttttaagtaatttttaagtatatatttttttgtacgagttctattttttatgtagaagtttctatttttaaaaacaaaaattatgaaGCATATTGATGTGAACCTCAATTGACACGCTTTGAAACCcaacaaacagtattggaataattgcccaagaaagctaaaatacagatttttgatagaaccctgatccaacgtttataagtgaaacgcgaaccaaaagtataagtaacagaccttgacccaatgattacaatggaatcacgaaccgaaggtataaagtttgaacgccacaaggaagaatccctgataagttcacagttcttgaagaaccaaaagaagagcaaagcctcACATTTTCTGataatttgattgaataaaaaatcagatTTGAGGCCCTTGTACTGTGAGAAAAGAATGATTCTCATATTCATCGATCCATTCATGATTTGAGGCGAAAAAATTGGTAAATGAAACAACCAATCAGGATTCTTGGGCATTTGAAAAGGTAACCTGGAAGCCTTATTTTTCATCACCTAGAAATTCTCTACCCTacatattagaaaaataaaacaagaaagtaTACAACTATACAATCTTGGAATTCTGGGAATTAATTTCTTGccattttcattcatatttgtCAACAGTTATGAGAAGCTCCTTTTCAGCAAGTAGTTCTGTCCATTAAATATTTGATCTTTGCATTGGAGCAGATTTTACACAAGATTGCAGTACCAATGAGGACTCTAGGAGGACAAGGAATGTTTTACCTTGCAGCTGCAGTATCAGACTTTTATGTTCCATGGAACAGCATGGTAATGgttgaatttatttgaaaaatataagattataTCTCACAAGCCTCTATGAGAACTCTCTTTGGTACGTTTGGAGCATAAGAAGGTTGAGGCCTCAAAGTTTGTCCTAGTTCTGAGGAAAATAGGCTAGCCATTACACTCCACAATCACCTAATATCATGCTTCATTAACGTAATAATTGCAGACCATGAGGGATACACTCCATGTTCACCTAATGTCATGCACCACTACAATTATAGTTGCATACCATAAGGATACACACATCTTCTAACTGCATTTATTAACACTTTACACAAATGGAGCTTAAGGCTGCAGTCAGTGAAAAGTAGAAATCcaagaaatgtttttgaaattcTCCCGCTATAATGTTTAAGCAGAGAAATTTAagcttttttaaatatatattcctttttatccaaaatgagaaaaattacTGCCTTCTGTGGTGAATTATGCTCATCTTGTAATCCTGTAACAATGAGATTTCAATGGCAATGGCAACAAAAGCATGTGGATGGTGGGAGTTTCTGCAATCATAACTAGACATACTTTTTTGAAGTACTAAATGGCAGACCAAGAGAATTTAACTTTCGAAGTTCCCATACTTGGAAAATAGAATTACTTCCTAAATGTTAGACTACTCATTTGTCATGGATGCAGAAGGACACGCACATACACATTCTCAtgaaactcaaaaatctgaAATAGTCACTTGAATGCATTGTCATTTATGTGAATTTGCTCAGTAAGGCATAACATGTACAGGCAGAACACAAGATTCAGTCAGCATCTGGCCCGTTAGATATGCGGCTCGTTCAAGTACCAAAAATGCTCTCAATGCTGAGGAAAATATGGGCTCCCTTGGCCTTCTGCATATCATTCAAGGTTAGTTATTTTTCTGCCTTTAATTAATAGTGTTATATTTTTGTCGTTAATTTAAAAATTGCTAATGAGATGGATAGGTTTCAACTTTATCCTTTAAATTAGGAAATATCTTCCTAGTACCTGAGGGGTGCCCTCGTAAGCCTGCATGGCAGGCAACATTAACTTAAATTGTAGTTCCCAACCAGACCAACCAACTCTCCCTCGTCCCCAATTATCACCAACCAACACTTATCACCACCCcaagcccaaacccaaacccaatcccaatatatatatatatatatatatatatatatatatttaaaaaagagagtaaaaaacaaaaaaatatgtaagattGAAATGGCAATGTTTGTTTAGTTAGAGGAGGGCAAATTTTTCTTGTTAAcattgtcaatttttttaacaGCTGGAGACAGATTCAAATATCCTTTTACAAAAGGCTGATATGGCTCTTCAGAAGTACAAGATGCATGCTGTGGTAGCAAATGAGCTTTCAACTCGTAAAGATGAGGTTGTGGTTGTTACAAGTAATGAAAGGATATCTGTTAAACGGGACAAGGCTGTGGCTGGTGATGATGTTGAGAATCATCTGATCAAACTCCTTGTTGATAGGCATTCACTCTATATTAAAGCTGGCCCAGACCATGGTGCCTGAAAGCTTACTTGAAAGGCGAATTTTTCTTAAACAAACAATAAAGGCACCTAAAACAATATTAAACCAAGTCACAGGGTGGGTTCAATGGGAACATGGTGcatcttttctttcttgaagTACCTTTTGTCGAGAAGAACTTGTATGTTGCACAAAGTCGCATACATTTGAGGACAATTTTGTTGTATGTTGTACGGAAGTCTGACTTCGAGCTTTATAAGTCAAGGacaaattttcattcatttctttATAATCTGGAAGAAATCATATATACAGTTTCTTTGTACAATAAAATATGGGTATGAATTTCAGAGGAACGTTCCAAAGTATTGTAGATTAGAAAGGAGGCGGATGTGTCAACATGTGCAAAGAGTTTTAGCTACAATGCTTCATCATCAGTATCGAGCTCAAGGCCCTCTGCAGCTAAAAGCTGACTGATAGACTTCTTCATTTCTTCCTCAGCTTTCTTTCGCATCAAGTCCCTTTTCTTTAAGATTAGTGTGTGCCGCTTAAGGGTATTAGAGAAGTACTCCTTGGATGCCTTCTTTTCTTTTGCCAGGATCCTCCTCTCTTCTTCTGGATCAATCTGAAAATTCCTCCAAATGCATCAAACTTCAAAAACTTTCTTCATCGAGATATGTGACCACAATTTTGTGACTCAGGGGTTccatttgttttaatttgttcCAGTGATACATGAAATGGGAATCTGTGAATAAGCTGTTAGATGATGCATGCAACAGCTTTTTGTGCACTCATTTTGTAGCATGATTTATTTTGTCGAGATATTTAATTCAATACAATACCTTTGAACGGGAAAGACGGCGTGCACGAAGGTTCAACTCACGCTGCTGCTGCTCAGCCCAAGCTGCAATGGCCATATCACCCCGCTGGTCAAAAGCTTTTCGCTTTTTCATTAGCCACTCCATCCATGCTTGAGATGCCTGGCAGACCAGTGACAACCACATGCCTTAAGTGACTCGAATGGCAATAAAATTAGTAGGCAAATACATATCTTTCACTTGAAAATGTCTGTACAACCAGAATTTTCCATTCTCCTCCAAGATTTTCAAGGACTTGTTTCTATCAAAAACTGAAGTCCATCTGGGTCCAGGACTCAGAATGATATCATGCAAACTAAATTCCTTTTGCACTAAATTGAGGTCTAGTGAGAAAaccccctttttttctttttcccctgaTAGGTAAATAAAGTGACATCTagtgagaaaacaaaaactgGAGGATCACAAATCTGGAAATTCATGATATGTGGGCAAGCTAAACTTAGAAATGATTTTACCTTCATTGGGTTAACTCGGTTGTCATTATCATATTGCCTCCGCTTCTTATCATCTATGAGCAACTCATAGGCAGCTTGAATCTTAATGAATCGAGCTTCAGCTGTTTCCCCTTCTGCAAGGGTCCCCCTACCATCATAAACtttaaatcaagaaaaatgatcCATCAGTTCCTGGTCCAAGAATAAGGCAATATTTCAAACGTCGCACTACTCTAAAAGAAATCCATGACCAGACAATTATTAGGCCATCAAATCTCcagtctttctttcttttcttttcttttttcttttttttttccccccctAAGTTTTTggtttgataggcaaataagaatataaatcaCCAATGAAAAAAAGGTGGTGCATGCCTAATACACAGGTAGTATACATCTAAAAGGCCCAAAAGAGATACAGCTAAGAACCATAACCACACTCTAATTACTTTAGAGCACAACCACTCGGCAAAATCTAGTAAGGACACAAAACCAGCTTGAACACCATATTGAATGGACCTTTGAGATCATAGGTGTGGATTACAAATAAGGGAATccttaagattatgtttggttccctaattatttgaaggaaaatgttgaggaaagaaaatagagagtaacggtagaaggaaagaaaaaggaaaggaaaagtaaagaaaaataaaaaataaatttaaaggaaacaaattatttttatatgctatttcaaaatcattttttaactattccatataaaaattaaataattcaaaaatgaataagatgactacttttaattatatttgattttcttttatatttttcatagtataaCCAATCATGAGAAAATCGTTTTCTTTaacatctttttttctttagcactttcttggaaccaaacatagcataaaagATTGATATGAGCGTTGCACCCCCTCAGAATCTTTGATTATACTcctaaaaaattatccaaaataagaaaagtgGAGCTATTGTTCATgcctttcttctcttcttgttTAAATGGTTCTCATGCCAACCTATTAACAACTTTTTCACTACAAAAGAAAGAATCCATGAGATACTAAATAAAGAGAAGATGGTCCATGCATATTCTAACAATGGGTTCCCTATTTTTAAAGCCCTTGAAaatacttgttttaatttttttgtccaATAAATAgggaaaatagtaaaaaatagtgaaaatatttttaaaaattgtcatTGGCACGttgattcattttcaaattaaaaattgtcATTGTCGAGTGCGTGGGAAGGGCACTCATTGCACGGGAGGAGAGGGGAGGGCATCCATGTGCCTTTCGATGGGCAACATTGGGCGGAAGGCATGGGTGAGCCCCCGAGGTGAGCGCAACATTGCCCATTGGCACGTTTTTCCAAGGCAACATGCCCGATCGAGGGCTCCTCGACAAGCCGAGACAAGACCGAGCACATGAGGAGGGCACTCGTTGCATGGGGGGGAGAGACATCCATGTACCTTTTGATGGGCAACGTCGGGGATGGGGGACATCCGCGTGCCTTTATATGGGTAGCGTTGGGCAGGAGGCATGGGTGAGCCCCTAGCGCGAGCCGTGACGTTGGTTATTGGCACGTTTTTCCAAGGCAACATGCTTGCTCAAGGGCTTGAGAGCTCCTTGACGAGCCGATAAAGGGGCCGAGTGCGCGGGGAGAGCACTCATTGCATGGGGAAAGGGATATACGTGTGCCTTTTGATGGGCAACGTTGGGTGGGAGGCATGGGTGAGCCGCGTTATTGGCCATTGGCATGGTTTTCCGAGGCAACATGCTCGCTTGAGGGCTCGAGGGCTCCTCAGCGAGCCGAGACGGGGAGGGATGGGGCCAAGTGCATGGGGAGGGCACTCATTGCATGGGAGAGAGGCATGTCCACATGGGCATGGGATGCGTCGGGGAAGCAGCATGGACGGGGCACGGAGTGACTGCAGTTGCGTGCGAAAGCTCCCAACAGTGTCGTGGGCGTGCTCTCTTCGCATTAGCGTGTCGTGGGCTTTAGGGTGGCATGGGCGGCCACACGCCAAGGGCAGCACACATTGTAGCGTGCCTAGGCGGGTGGTGCTGCCAACCCACAAAGGCAAGCACACTTCCTCCCCCCTCACCCCCTCTTAAAGAGCATTTTGAGCCATTTTGGAAATGCCTCGAGGAGACAttaccaatgttttcagaaccggaccggtgatcgaaccggaaaagttaccggttcacggttcactggtcggaccggcGGTCGAATCGCTAttgaaccggtgacgtcataaatatataatttatatattattaaaattaaaaataattataaaaattttaaaatatatatgaataaattaaaaatcaataatattatcaaattaaatcatattaatatttttaattttgttaaatgaaatatgtaaaatatttaaatatgaatatattaaaaatgaaaatttaaactaattttatcatttttaaaaatattatattatttttatttaacattacaaaaaaaatttaaaatctaatatatattattttgtttagcaTCTTAACTAACAAAAGCTGTGTAGCCGAGTGGTGCCTTGGATGTCTTCCGAATCTGGGGTCCAAGGTTTAATTCCTCTTGGCTGGGGGacttgttattatttttttcattcatttggtTGGTTAGGAATCCCACATCGGATTCAAAGAGAAATGAGGATGCCAAGGGTGCCTATAAATTCTATCCACATTGAAGGTCTATGTATTGCCTCATTGGGTGGGCTCAAGACTAAGCCCACAATATGGTTGAGTGGGATTTGGGCTTTGTCTTGATGAGACAAGGCCCAGAATGGGCATTTGCCAAAACTTTTTTATGCAAGGGAGCCTTTAAAATGGAGGTTCAAATTGAACCGTTCGGTTCGATTGAACCGTCCGGTCGACCGGTCCGACCGCCGATTTCAGCGATTCGTGGCCGGTTTAAATCTTAAACAGTTCAATAAGCAAATCGGACCGGAATTATGACCGGTcgacggttgaaccggttggaccggccggtccggtccggtttttaaaacattggacATTACCCATACTTGAGGAGACATAAtgacattttttaattacaaaagagtttttaattcattttttttatttagaatctctttataataattatatgaacccatggaaaaaaaaattgggcccaaaaaatatttattttaatttttttgtccgAAATTAGggaaaaatagtgaaaatatttttcaacctATAAACTGCCACAACCCCCTAGCCTTCTAACAATGGATGAGAAGATGGTTTACCGATTTATTTGCATTTCTACACATATAACAGTAACTTGCTAATGATCATCCTCTTTTCTTGTGTTGTTCCAAGGTTGGGATCTTTCTCCATGCGCCTCCCACATGAAGAAACCCACTTTAGTTGGAGCCTAAGAGCTTAACATTACCTTTAGGGGAATGACACCACACCCTTTAACTCCAAGGTAGAATGCAAAATCCTCACTGAGAATTTACTATCCTTCTAAACCATTCTATCCTCCTTACTACACTTTCCTAACACATGTAGCATTCGAAGTAGCTCCTCAATGCTATCCATCTCCCAATGTTAGAAATTTCTTTGGAAACACAATGTCCACAAAGACCTACTTACCCTCTACCACCCAAGCCTTCTTGACAGCAGCAAAGAGAATGGAAATGGAGAAGAGTCCTTTAAAGGAACATCACCCCACACTACACGACTTCCCAAAATTTAATTCTTCTCCCATTGCCTACCTCAAACCTTGTGTTGTGCTTAAAAGCTCCGCATCCTTTTACTATCGCCTTCCACAAACTAACATCATACCCCTCCCTCCCATCTTTGAGAGGAATTACCTTTTCTATAGTGCTAATCTTTTGGAAAATCTCTCCTCTACCATATCCAAACAGCTGAAGACTTAAAAGGAGCTCTTAGAGGCAGGCTTAAGTAAGTGATAGGTAGCTTTCCCACCCCACAACCCTATACCAAAGCAACTTCCACCACATTAGGGACCTCCCCTACTAGAATTAGTTCACTTTATTCAAGTTTATTTTCAGTCTTGGTGAAGCTGAAGCCTCAAACCGAAGCAAAACCCAACTCATGGTTTAATTGATATGAGCAAGGTTCCAAACAAGGAGGTGTGAAATCTCCACTCCCTCTCCTCCTCCACCCCCTATCATGGAAACCAAAATGAAGCCTCCTCTGCCCTTCTCAAGAGAATGCTAAGGGCATCCATCACCAAAACAAATAGATAAATGGGATaggggtctccttgtctcaaaccaTTTGAGCTAtgaaaaaatccaaaaggtGGGCCAATCACCAAAACTAAAAACCTTATTGTTGGAACGCAAAACTGAATCCAATGAATCAATTTCTACCTTAAGCCTATTTTTTTTGCATCACCTCCATGAGAAAGTTCCAGCTTACATGGTCATAAGACTTTTTCAGTATCTAACTTACAAACAACTTCTCCTCTATGACTTCTTAATCTTGAATCAATAGCCTCATTGGCAATAAGAGTTGGATTTAAGATTGCCTCCATTTCACAAATGCAGTATGAGAACCCACTCACTCTATCTAAACAAGTTCCACtacataaagaaataaattaaaataggaaCATGTTGtaatcatttttctcatttcagcATGTTGCTCATGTGGAACTTACTAGTTGTCAAGTCCCAAACCCCAATAGTCAAGATATACATGCATACACAAGGTGCTCAGTTCGAGTGTCCATAAGGTTGTAACTCATTGTTTTCCCCTCTTTTTGGGCAACAATCGGAAAAGAGCTTTGAAATCCCTCCAATTAACATGCTTTCCATGCCAATAAGTCATAAAGCTAATAGCACCCCCTTAGAGTGAAAAAAGGAAATGAGATTTGTCAAAACCTGCATACAATGTAATCATACAAGATACATATGCCAAGTTTCCAATCTCACATATCCATGAAACAATATAACCagttaatttctttctttctttctttctttgatagGCAAAAGATAACCTACCATTTATGCATAATGTTATTATAAGTGGGATAATGGTTAACAAACTCTAAAGTGGCTTACCATTGAATTTCTTAAATTGGTGTTACTGACCCAACATTGTTGTAGGAAGAAGAACTCATTATTAGTCTCCTCATACTTTTGAGGTATAAgagataaaagataaataaaaatgaaaaataatattttcaagatGTTGATTACTCTCATGCCTCTCTACACCGTAGGATATAACTAAAATTGATTCAACTAATCCCATATCTTTAGAGGAGTGAAAATAGAATACTGAAACTCTCATTGACTAAAGgtcatacatgatttatttgtaCATCATCAAAATGTTGAGAACTATATAGCAGGGATTTTAGAAGCAAGAAAATGAGGGCAATTATAAATTAAGTGAAATGGAGataataaagaaattttagaCAATTTTTTGGAGAATCAATTACCTCCTTTAAATGATATTGCACACTGTTGTTAGAAAGTTTAGTCCACTTGAGACTTGCAGGGGCAATAACACAAAGAAGGTAAGAAATCCTACACATACTCTCCCCTCTATAACAGTATGTGCATCAATGCGCATGTGCATATATTgaacaaaaaacattttatagagGGGAACGTAGGAAAAGGAAGGAGGAAAATCCCAAATAAGCTTGTTTCTGCAGATATTATTCACAAAAGATTTCAtcttttgaaaatcataaggatGAGATGAAGAAACATACCATCTGGATGATAAAATTTGGCCAAGCGTCTATAAGccaactttattttttcttcatcagCATCCCTGTCCAACtctgtattttaaaataaaattgcagtGGAAATTGTAAATAACTCATCAAGTCATCATATAACAAATTAAGTACAACAGACAAAATGGAAGAAATCGTCTTCTCCTTTATCAGCAATAAAAGATAAGCCTATCACTAGTGCATACAAACATGCATGAATCCAAAATCTTTGTTTCACATTTTAGGGAGATtctgcaccattttttttttttttttataatcgtGGATGTCCGGGCCAACTTACGtgcacctcgactaatcccacgaggccctgaagttaacgaccgggtaaacctccagtggccctgaggggactcgaactggtgaccattggggagcaaacccaaggCCGGACCAACTGAACTACCCCTCAGGGTTTAGGGAGATTCTGCACCATTGagaacaaaattttgatgaatgtTCTGATTCAGCACAGCATTTAACATTTTTGGGAGAAACATAAGCTGACTTAGAAGGGAAATGCTTATAAGCAATAACTGTCAACACTAGTATTAAGGCTCACATGGAATTCCTAAAAGATGTTGGTAGTAAAACAATGAAAGGAATTCATGATACTTCATAACAAACATGGAAAATCCACCATGCACTCCAAAAGTACTAAAGCTCATACACATAGAaatgtccaaaaataaaatataagtaaataGAATTTAGAAATACCTGCtcgaattttaattttcttctttacaaattttaaaattttctcatctCTAATTATTTTGACCTCCAAACCTGTTGCAAACCATAAAATTTCTGCAGATGATACATGAATATGGATGATTTAACTTCAGAAATAGCCTACATTAATGCTAATACATCTTCTCCCAATAAACAAATAGCTGTCTAGGCTTTATTCTTTGCTTTGCAACTATTCATACATATGTAATATGTATTCATgcagttttttttaaaaaaaaaaattatgtgtaaaagtgtaaaaaaaatattaagtttacCAAAGTATACCAGAGAAATACAAAATTTACCAATTTGGTAGAAAATCCAGAAAAATGTTACTGTTTTTTGACTATTGGTGTTTTTTTGGCTGAGTAACAACACCACTTCCCAATTCTTAGCATATTTAGGCCCCATTTGGTGCAGTAGCTTCTAGTGTAAGTCTCTATGAAAAAATGAGTATAAAGAAGAGGTTTCTACTTagttttatccaaaaaaaaattaatcctgATTTCTCAATTCTAGAGCCCTTGAGTTGTAATCATGCCAAGCATGgccttaatgaaaaaaaaagaaagaaaaaacaacctCAATTTCTCACCAAGTGCCAGGGAGTAGGTTTGTCACCTCATTCAAATTGATCAAACTATTACAAAAGAGTGTCagctaattttttaattctcaatcGCTCTCACCACCTGCAAATATGTTTTTGCACTTAAAAGAAGATTGATCAGgtcaaaaaaggaaaaccaaaagTATAAAACAGaacaaagaaattcaaaaagCACAAACCAGGACATATTAGCGGATACGATCAacataaatacaataaaaaataacacgACAAGGGAGAGGAATTATATATCATAGCAATGGCAACAACCTAtgcaagaagaagaaagaagaaaatcaataacAGAATTAGTAAATACGATCCCCGCATCTAAAATTCCAGGCAATTGATACTCGTCAGAAATGTTTAATTACTGACAAACAAAAggcaaaatgaaaataaaataaaggataaaaaaatttgaaatctcaTAATTTCCGCTATTCCAGAATCaggaaaacaaaacaataaactcaaattaattCCGGTCCAATTATTACCTAAACAATTTTCACCGCAAACAAAcagaaaataaggtaaaaattTACCAAGAGTCTCATAGGGAGACTTCTCGTCGGTCCACTTGGATGCTCTAACCAGCGTTCTCCTCTGACTCACACGAAACCACGGCTCATTTCTGTTGGAATCAAACCAAGGAGAGAACGCACAAGGCAAGGATACACGGGACTGGGAGTTAGGGTTTCGAAAAGAAATCCTAGATTTGGCAGCTTGGCTTCTGCAGCATATGAAGGAAGAGAAGAATACTATGTGGATGTGAGGTCTACAAATCGTTCTCAGATTACTCATAGTTTTTCCAGCTCTAAACAATAATAATCAGGGTTTCGTTCACGTTGTTTGTGTGTTCAGAGATTGGAGACGACGTCAAGCAACCGAAATGGTGTGtttgataatgaaatttttttgatttgatttacACTTTAGTGTTTtggtgttgttttttttttttttttcttttctctcattttaacCTGCAATTTTGTGGATGGTCTGGCTTTGGCCTCGGTTTAAACCGCTAATCTAAAACGACACCGTATTGCCTACCAAGCCATTAACTTCTCCGTTGCTTCTTTCTCCGTTTACTAAAGACTTTTCTGTTCGG contains the following coding sequences:
- the LOC100250529 gene encoding ER-phagy receptor 1; the protein is MSNLRTICRPHIHIVFFSSFICCRSQAAKSRISFRNPNSQSRVSLPCAFSPWFDSNRNEPWFRVSQRRTLVRASKWTDEKSPYETLELDRDADEEKIKLAYRRLAKFYHPDVYDGRGTLAEGETAEARFIKIQAAYELLIDDKKRRQYDNDNRVNPMKASQAWMEWLMKKRKAFDQRGDMAIAAWAEQQQRELNLRARRLSRSKIDPEEERRILAKEKKASKEYFSNTLKRHTLILKKRDLMRKKAEEEMKKSISQLLAAEGLELDTDDEAL
- the LOC100264408 gene encoding phosphopantothenate--cysteine ligase 2, yielding MDSTNEIEAPQDMLLDMEITSFFDSAPPLKDGIDIDRKITEFIERHSPLSGNLGERRIVCVTSGGTTVPLERRCVRFIDNFSSGHRGAASTEYFLKAGYGVIFLYRRGSCQPYCRFLPDDPFLECFEFTQESNVQVSESHFEVVKKAISNHHAAIAEGMLLKLPYTTIFEYLQILHKIAVPMRTLGGQGMFYLAAAVSDFYVPWNSMAEHKIQSASGPLDMRLVQVPKMLSMLRKIWAPLAFCISFKLETDSNILLQKADMALQKYKMHAVVANELSTRKDEVVVVTSNERISVKRDKAVAGDDVENHLIKLLVDRHSLYIKAGPDHGA